In one uncultured Methanoregula sp. genomic region, the following are encoded:
- a CDS encoding response regulator has product MTGTPIRVLVIEDNDGDARLIEEMLSESPFISFTLVRANSLSTGLPLLNAKDFDVLLLDLGLPESQGLETLRRVIAHEDSVPVVIITGLDNEMLGIRGVHEGAQDYLIKGQNTGFILRRSICHAIMRIQVRQALTESEARYRAMFSNMNDGVAIYTASPDFEDFIIRDINHAGEMIERVKKEEIIGHSILEVFPGVKEFGLFAVFQRVAKTGIAESHPVSMYRDNRISGWRENFIYKLPSGEIVAIYEDVTERKQAEDALKQTNKKLNLMSNVTRHDILNQITVLSGYLELLKQRLSDKRDLDYIHQGEIAVRNIERQILFTKAYQEIGVTNPEWQDAGRIIRQAVSQLSLGPVTVEIDLDAYEVYADPLLVKVFYNLAQNSLYHGEKNTQIRFYQDLQPDHLTLVCEDDGVGIPQNEKERIFERGFGKHSGFGLFLVREILSITGLTIKETGEPGKGARFEIHVPNGAFRLVSSQGQSGILPSGR; this is encoded by the coding sequence ATGACAGGCACCCCGATACGTGTACTGGTAATTGAAGACAATGACGGTGACGCACGGCTTATAGAGGAGATGCTGAGCGAGAGCCCGTTCATATCCTTTACGCTCGTGCGGGCAAATTCCCTTTCCACAGGCCTGCCATTGCTCAATGCAAAGGATTTCGATGTCCTTCTCCTCGACCTCGGGCTTCCGGAAAGCCAGGGCCTGGAAACTCTCCGGCGGGTGATTGCCCATGAGGATTCAGTTCCCGTTGTTATCATTACCGGCCTGGATAATGAGATGCTGGGGATACGGGGCGTCCATGAAGGTGCACAGGATTACCTGATAAAAGGACAGAACACCGGTTTTATTTTACGGCGTTCAATCTGCCACGCCATCATGCGCATCCAGGTGAGGCAGGCCCTGACAGAAAGCGAAGCCCGGTACCGGGCCATGTTCTCGAACATGAATGACGGGGTTGCAATCTATACCGCTTCTCCTGATTTCGAGGACTTTATTATCCGGGATATCAACCATGCCGGGGAAATGATTGAACGGGTGAAAAAAGAAGAGATTATCGGGCACAGCATTCTCGAAGTGTTTCCCGGCGTTAAAGAGTTCGGGCTGTTTGCTGTATTCCAGCGGGTTGCAAAAACCGGGATTGCAGAGTCACATCCGGTCTCGATGTACCGGGACAACCGGATTTCAGGCTGGCGGGAGAATTTTATCTACAAACTCCCCTCCGGCGAAATTGTCGCAATCTACGAGGATGTTACCGAAAGAAAACAGGCGGAGGACGCACTGAAACAGACGAATAAAAAACTCAACCTTATGAGCAACGTGACACGTCATGATATCCTGAACCAGATCACCGTCTTATCCGGTTACCTCGAACTGCTGAAACAGCGCCTGTCGGACAAGCGCGATCTCGATTATATCCATCAGGGAGAGATCGCAGTCAGGAACATCGAGCGGCAGATTTTATTTACCAAGGCATACCAGGAGATCGGCGTAACAAACCCGGAGTGGCAGGATGCTGGCAGGATTATCCGCCAGGCGGTAAGCCAGTTATCTTTAGGCCCGGTAACGGTTGAGATCGATCTGGATGCCTACGAGGTTTATGCCGATCCGCTCCTGGTGAAAGTCTTTTACAATCTTGCACAAAATTCGCTCTACCATGGGGAGAAGAACACTCAAATCCGGTTTTACCAGGATCTGCAACCCGATCACCTCACTCTTGTCTGCGAGGACGACGGTGTGGGTATCCCGCAAAACGAGAAGGAGCGTATCTTTGAACGCGGGTTTGGCAAACACAGCGGATTCGGCCTGTTTCTTGTACGGGAGATCCTCTCAATCACCGGCCTCACGATCAAAGAGACGGGAGAACCGGGCAAAGGAGCACGGTTCGAGATTCATGTCCCGAACGGGGCATTCCGGCTTGTCTCTTCGCAGGGTCAGAGCGGCATACTCCCGTCCGGGAGATGA
- a CDS encoding response regulator, which translates to MNDNNPSRLVEILLVEDNPGDIRLTQEGLRETKMLNNLQVAMDGVEALDILLKRGKHANASRPDLILLDLNLPKIDGRELLRRIKSDENLKRIPVVILTSSRAEEDILKTYNLHANCYITKPVDFNQFLNVIRSIDDFWLGIVKLPQ; encoded by the coding sequence ATGAACGACAATAATCCCTCCAGACTGGTTGAAATCCTGCTCGTGGAAGACAATCCCGGAGACATCAGGCTGACGCAGGAAGGTCTCAGGGAGACCAAGATGCTGAATAACCTCCAGGTGGCGATGGATGGCGTAGAAGCGCTCGATATCCTGTTAAAACGGGGAAAACATGCGAATGCATCACGTCCCGATCTTATCCTCCTCGATCTAAATCTCCCGAAAATTGACGGGCGGGAGTTGCTCAGACGGATAAAAAGCGATGAGAACCTCAAACGCATTCCTGTCGTCATCCTGACCAGCTCGCGGGCTGAAGAGGACATTCTCAAGACGTACAACCTCCACGCAAACTGCTATATTACCAAACCCGTGGATTTCAACCAGTTCCTGAATGTAATCCGGAGTATCGATGATTTCTGGCTGGGAATTGTAAAACTGCCGCAATGA